One region of Chlorogloeopsis sp. ULAP01 genomic DNA includes:
- a CDS encoding glycosyltransferase, with protein MSLTIAYLINQYPKVSHSFIRREINSLEKHGIKIQRFAIRSCGNELVDEADIQELEKTQVVLGIGKIGLVISLIRVAIARPIRFLQALWLALRVGWRSERGILYHLIYLAEACVLLGWWEKAYVEHVHAHFGTNSTTVAMLCSAMGGPPYSFTIHGPEEFDCVQSLSLVEKVKRAAFVVTVSSFGKSQLYRWCDRCEWSKIHVVHCGVDDGFLDTTPTSIPSEPRFVCVARLSQAKGHLLLLDAAARLAREGLQFKLVLIGDGLLRNEIENAIAQLGLQNYVELIGWASNGEVRQQILASRAMVLPSFAEGLPVVLMEALALSRPVISTYIAGIPELVEPGVCGWLVPPGSIEALVTAMREALQLPIEQLEHMGSKGQSRVVQKHNIAIEAGNLAALFQSSNENLKTQEIDTPSTVDYLNNPNVEVKMLH; from the coding sequence ATGTCTTTAACGATCGCCTACTTAATAAATCAGTATCCCAAAGTCAGCCACAGCTTTATTCGCCGAGAAATCAACAGCTTGGAGAAACACGGCATCAAAATCCAACGATTTGCAATCCGTTCTTGCGGTAATGAACTGGTTGACGAAGCAGACATACAAGAGTTGGAGAAGACTCAGGTAGTTTTAGGAATCGGAAAAATAGGATTAGTTATTAGTTTAATTCGCGTTGCGATCGCAAGACCAATTCGTTTTTTACAAGCCTTATGGTTGGCACTGAGAGTTGGTTGGCGTTCCGAGCGGGGTATTTTGTATCATTTAATCTACCTAGCTGAAGCTTGCGTACTTTTAGGTTGGTGGGAAAAAGCATATGTAGAGCATGTTCATGCTCACTTCGGCACAAATTCCACCACAGTAGCAATGTTGTGTTCGGCAATGGGTGGCCCCCCTTACAGCTTTACCATTCACGGGCCTGAAGAATTTGATTGTGTCCAATCTTTATCTTTAGTAGAAAAAGTCAAACGAGCTGCTTTTGTAGTTACAGTTAGCTCCTTTGGTAAGAGCCAGTTATATCGCTGGTGCGATCGCTGCGAGTGGTCAAAAATTCATGTTGTTCATTGTGGTGTAGACGATGGATTTCTAGATACTACACCCACCTCCATACCATCAGAGCCACGCTTTGTCTGTGTTGCCAGATTGAGTCAAGCCAAGGGACATCTACTTTTATTAGATGCCGCAGCTCGGTTAGCACGCGAAGGCTTACAGTTCAAGCTGGTATTGATAGGCGACGGACTCTTGCGGAACGAAATTGAAAATGCGATCGCTCAACTTGGGCTGCAAAATTATGTTGAACTCATCGGTTGGGCTAGCAATGGAGAAGTTCGCCAACAGATCCTTGCTTCGCGAGCCATGGTATTGCCTAGTTTTGCCGAAGGTTTACCAGTAGTACTTATGGAAGCACTGGCACTATCTCGTCCAGTCATCAGCACTTATATAGCCGGGATTCCTGAGTTAGTCGAACCAGGAGTTTGCGGTTGGTTAGTACCACCTGGCTCAATCGAAGCATTAGTGACAGCAATGCGGGAGGCATTACAGTTACCGATAGAACAGCTAGAACACATGGGTAGCAAAGGTCAAAGCCGGGTCGTTCAAAAGCACAATATCGCTATTGAAGCTGGCAACTTAGCAGCACTCTTTCAATCTAGCAACGAGAATTTAAAAACCCAGGAGATTGATACTCCATCAACTGTTGACTATCTAAATAATCCTAATGTCGAGGTAAAGATGTTGCATTAA
- a CDS encoding glycosyltransferase, with amino-acid sequence MANSSSKSLRILYAAGPGNVIGTYKYWLNGQDDPSQVCVTYSGQFYDICRTLNAEAYIISSFRQKEFLRDGQFTIEHRPIKFKNTSGILYHLNQVWYGIGLISSALIWKANVAVVNEGTTHWFILSILPYLGVKVVPSLHCTLWRKYIPLTTTEKLIARLNRHFFARGCSAILAASTDISKQVQECAGSQSRPIFEFLPLYRRAVFDGIASPSEQHLPFIVLFVGRIEPCKGVFDLLKIAQRFLSEGRQDIKFEICGTGSALETLRFAAKQSKVDSFFVCHGYCNQPKMREMLSRAHIVIVPTTTAFIEGFCQVVAEGVLAARPVVTSSVIPALSYVSDAVVEVQPDDVEGYGDALLKLCSDRKFYEQKCQACLQVQEQFYDISKSWGTALKSVLKTIL; translated from the coding sequence ATGGCTAACTCAAGCTCAAAATCGCTTCGCATTCTGTATGCAGCTGGGCCTGGCAATGTCATCGGAACATACAAATATTGGCTGAACGGACAGGATGATCCCTCACAAGTCTGTGTTACCTATTCTGGGCAGTTTTATGATATCTGTCGCACTTTAAATGCAGAAGCTTACATTATTTCATCATTTCGTCAGAAAGAATTCTTACGTGATGGTCAATTCACGATTGAACACAGACCAATAAAATTTAAGAATACATCAGGTATACTGTATCACTTAAATCAAGTTTGGTATGGGATAGGGTTGATTTCTTCTGCTTTGATTTGGAAGGCTAATGTAGCAGTTGTGAATGAAGGTACAACGCATTGGTTTATTTTGTCTATCCTACCCTATTTAGGAGTCAAAGTAGTACCTTCTTTACACTGTACTCTATGGCGTAAGTACATACCCCTAACAACTACAGAGAAACTTATTGCGAGACTAAATAGACATTTTTTTGCGAGGGGATGTAGTGCTATTTTGGCAGCCTCAACAGATATTTCTAAGCAGGTTCAGGAGTGTGCTGGCAGCCAATCTCGACCAATCTTTGAGTTTCTGCCTCTGTACCGTAGAGCAGTTTTTGATGGTATTGCTTCTCCAAGTGAGCAGCATTTGCCGTTTATAGTTTTGTTTGTAGGTCGCATCGAACCATGTAAAGGTGTATTTGATCTCCTGAAAATTGCTCAACGTTTTTTATCTGAAGGCAGGCAGGATATAAAATTTGAAATTTGTGGAACAGGATCGGCTCTAGAAACTTTACGTTTTGCTGCTAAACAATCTAAAGTTGATTCATTTTTTGTGTGTCATGGCTATTGTAATCAACCAAAGATGCGTGAAATGTTGAGTAGAGCACATATTGTCATCGTACCAACTACAACAGCTTTTATTGAAGGATTTTGTCAGGTGGTTGCTGAGGGAGTTTTAGCTGCTCGTCCGGTGGTGACTTCATCTGTTATTCCGGCTTTATCATATGTATCTGATGCTGTTGTTGAAGTTCAGCCTGATGATGTTGAAGGCTATGGTGATGCATTACTGAAGTTATGTAGCGATCGCAAATTTTATGAACAAAAGTGTCAGGCTTGCTTGCAGGTACAAGAACAATTTTATGACATCTCAAAAAGCTGGGGAACTGCACTGAAATCTGTCTTGAAGACAATTCTGTAA
- a CDS encoding glycosyltransferase, translating to MNLFVLSELYPGNKHVGWSVLYPLEEVLSSTFNATFIYPLPNHKIQFLKRYRHRIFKSWYKIDDLPTLNQGPNILLAIGLGPRFLLSIHALNSLLKKFDIRIGYILDGFYSSHLDRDVIPYLDYLFVICADLADAINRSTNLSTAFLPLATDVLKLGSNSIHRSIDIVSYGRTDPKIHKFLQRNFNEEHNNRIYLHSTFSQPEVFNIQEHTKLLFKILSRSKISLCFEASNVERFQGYSPILMRWFESWSSGCTVVGKKPFGKGVANLINWQNSTIEVPDNPADWLPFFEELLSDNDTLIANSQRNYRECLNRHDWRYRIKDMFKILELPIKDNLKNEIAFLRQKSIVNTMKFINK from the coding sequence ATGAATCTGTTTGTATTGTCAGAACTTTACCCTGGAAATAAACACGTTGGTTGGTCAGTACTTTATCCACTTGAAGAAGTACTATCATCTACCTTTAATGCTACATTCATTTACCCCTTACCCAACCATAAGATTCAGTTTCTAAAACGCTACAGACACCGAATTTTTAAGTCATGGTACAAAATTGATGACTTACCTACTCTCAATCAAGGGCCAAATATTCTTTTAGCTATTGGTTTAGGGCCTAGATTTCTTTTATCAATTCATGCTCTTAATTCTCTTCTCAAGAAATTTGACATACGAATAGGCTATATACTGGATGGTTTTTATTCATCTCATTTGGATAGAGATGTAATTCCATACTTAGATTACTTATTTGTAATTTGTGCTGATCTTGCTGATGCTATCAATAGAAGTACTAATTTAAGTACAGCATTTTTACCATTGGCAACTGATGTACTAAAATTAGGCTCAAATTCGATTCATCGTAGTATTGATATCGTCAGTTATGGCAGAACTGATCCCAAAATACATAAGTTTTTGCAGCGAAACTTCAATGAGGAGCACAATAACCGAATCTATTTGCACTCTACATTCTCTCAACCTGAGGTTTTTAATATCCAAGAACACACAAAACTGTTATTTAAGATTTTAAGTAGATCGAAAATTAGTTTATGCTTTGAAGCAAGTAATGTAGAACGTTTTCAAGGATACTCGCCAATTCTCATGCGCTGGTTTGAGTCTTGGTCATCTGGTTGTACTGTTGTAGGTAAAAAACCTTTTGGTAAAGGTGTGGCTAATTTGATAAACTGGCAAAATAGTACAATTGAAGTTCCAGATAATCCAGCAGATTGGTTGCCATTTTTTGAAGAATTATTGAGTGATAATGATACTTTGATTGCTAACTCACAGAGAAACTATCGCGAATGTCTAAATAGACACGATTGGCGCTATCGCATCAAGGATATGTTTAAAATTTTAGAGTTACCAATCAAAGATAATCTAAAGAATGAAATTGCTTTCTTAAGGCAAAAATCTATTGTGAACACCATGAAGTTTATCAATAAATAA
- a CDS encoding glycosyltransferase family 25 protein: protein MKFIEFFERIYVINLPYRVDRRQAMEKELEKARIPFTPGKVELFAAIRPDSAAPFEKIGYKGAFLSHLSVLKLAKEQNLKNVLIMEDDLALSEYFPQYEDVLIEQLHQMNWDIVHFGYFCDQVMNPNQNTFGKLQPLSIGIIGAHFYGVNNKIFDRVIDFFELSLKMPLGHPDCGPISPDGVYNLFQSKNPDVARLISIPSFGGQRSSRSDITPQWFDQLPVLKQFASLTRTLLKT from the coding sequence ATGAAATTCATAGAGTTTTTTGAGCGTATTTACGTCATCAACCTACCCTATAGAGTAGACCGACGCCAAGCAATGGAAAAAGAACTGGAAAAAGCAAGAATACCATTTACTCCAGGGAAAGTTGAACTTTTTGCTGCAATTAGACCGGATAGTGCGGCTCCATTTGAAAAAATAGGATACAAGGGAGCATTTTTAAGTCATTTATCTGTACTAAAGCTAGCAAAAGAGCAAAATCTCAAAAATGTTTTGATCATGGAGGATGATTTAGCATTATCAGAATATTTTCCACAGTATGAGGATGTGCTGATTGAGCAACTACATCAAATGAACTGGGATATTGTCCACTTTGGATACTTTTGCGATCAAGTTATGAATCCAAATCAAAATACTTTCGGAAAACTTCAACCATTATCTATAGGAATAATTGGAGCTCATTTTTATGGGGTCAATAATAAAATATTTGACAGAGTTATTGATTTTTTTGAGTTATCACTTAAAATGCCTCTCGGTCACCCTGATTGTGGCCCAATTTCACCAGATGGAGTTTATAACCTCTTCCAATCAAAAAATCCAGATGTTGCTAGACTAATTTCAATACCAAGTTTTGGAGGGCAGCGGAGTTCGCGTAGTGATATTACTCCACAATGGTTTGATCAACTGCCTGTTCTCAAACAATTTGCAAGTTTAACGAGGACTTTGCTGAAAACTTAA
- a CDS encoding glycosyltransferase family 2 protein, giving the protein MKKLLSICIPTFNRAKQLNKQLAWLAQDIKGFEDDCEIIVSDNCSNDETQSVIKKWQSVLIQTTFKSNKHDENIGCIRNITYCLNVSTSRFTWIIGDDDLIFNNTLAYVISKLKSIPDLALLYLNFSDLNRKTGEVISEHWFDTNLDNNKNIYDGKVTFQHCIEKNFGSVIFLTATIYCTELAQTALQKWSIGMDNWGYLAYLAGYCAAQGNILVTKNNYIECTMGVSYWQEDPRAWFKILHKDIPEIYLKLQEIGYPHKFYRQMILNIVKEDLTKNNLFIRFKYYLWCFIHWPLWSINIIIYFLFSLFSAIFNYKSLKIITNFRQYHTVVK; this is encoded by the coding sequence ATGAAAAAACTACTTTCTATTTGTATTCCAACATTTAATCGTGCTAAACAACTGAATAAACAGCTTGCTTGGCTTGCTCAAGATATTAAGGGCTTTGAAGATGATTGTGAAATTATTGTTTCTGACAATTGTTCAAATGACGAAACACAGAGTGTAATAAAAAAATGGCAGTCGGTATTGATACAAACAACATTTAAATCAAACAAACATGATGAAAATATCGGCTGTATCAGAAATATTACTTATTGCTTAAATGTTTCGACAAGTCGATTTACTTGGATAATTGGTGATGACGATTTAATCTTTAATAACACACTTGCTTACGTCATAAGTAAATTGAAAAGCATCCCAGATTTAGCATTACTATACCTAAATTTTTCCGATCTAAACAGGAAAACAGGTGAAGTGATATCAGAACACTGGTTTGATACTAATCTTGACAACAATAAAAATATTTATGATGGGAAAGTAACATTTCAGCATTGTATAGAAAAAAACTTTGGTAGCGTAATTTTTTTGACTGCTACTATATACTGCACAGAGCTAGCACAAACTGCTTTGCAAAAATGGTCAATTGGCATGGATAACTGGGGTTATTTGGCATATTTAGCTGGGTATTGTGCTGCTCAAGGAAATATTTTAGTAACTAAAAATAACTATATAGAATGTACTATGGGTGTTAGCTATTGGCAAGAAGACCCAAGAGCCTGGTTTAAAATTTTACATAAAGATATACCTGAAATTTATTTGAAACTTCAAGAAATAGGTTATCCTCATAAATTTTACAGGCAAATGATTTTAAACATTGTCAAAGAAGATTTAACAAAAAATAATTTATTCATAAGATTTAAATACTATTTATGGTGTTTTATACATTGGCCTTTATGGTCTATAAATATAATAATTTATTTTTTATTTTCTCTATTTTCAGCAATTTTCAATTACAAGTCTCTTAAAATTATTACTAATTTTAGACAATATCATACTGTTGTTAAATAA
- a CDS encoding GAF domain-containing protein, with translation MEEEKSENIRIPIGKGFAGQIAANCTHMNIGDLSEVEVVSPILRNKGIRSILGVPIIVKKRAIGVLHIGTFNPRHFTEKETEILQIFANQIAYHFFY, from the coding sequence TTGGAAGAAGAAAAGTCAGAAAATATTCGTATTCCCATCGGTAAGGGTTTCGCCGGGCAGATTGCGGCTAACTGCACTCACATGAATATTGGTGATTTATCTGAGGTAGAAGTTGTAAGCCCAATTCTCCGAAATAAAGGAATTCGATCAATACTTGGTGTGCCGATAATAGTTAAAAAGCGAGCGATCGGAGTTTTACATATCGGTACATTTAATCCCCGCCATTTCACTGAAAAAGAAACCGAGATACTGCAAATTTTTGCCAATCAAATTGCATACCATTTTTTTTACTGA
- a CDS encoding acyltransferase: MNDHNPKKLLSWFPYKESIAQLLVGSIPLKVGVLLRRILYRHIFAQFGNSVTVQTNAEFIHTFAIALGDNVKISRDVRLDCGASNSKITIGNDTWLERGVDIKALGGSIEIDESTYIGPYICIAGPGQIKIGKNCLIASHSAIYANCHNFTDPTIRIQFQGISHKGIVIEDDCWIGIGVRILDGITIGQGSVIGAGAVVTKDIPPYSIAVGVPARVKHNRKGKTVPPPTHNQQDIYLEANNYLTPLSTNLVAIEQSAKLNRQYSPNKNDSALAEFFLEKLLYIILEYIRRLMYVDTGTVLVKTEAQQELAIIATTWIGRRKVRKYSYSHR, translated from the coding sequence ATGAATGATCACAACCCGAAAAAACTTCTTTCTTGGTTTCCCTATAAAGAGTCAATTGCACAGTTATTAGTGGGTTCAATTCCACTCAAAGTTGGTGTACTCCTGCGCAGAATTCTATACCGTCATATTTTTGCCCAATTTGGTAACTCAGTTACTGTTCAAACCAATGCTGAGTTTATCCATACTTTTGCAATTGCACTTGGAGATAATGTCAAAATTTCTCGCGATGTTCGCTTAGATTGCGGTGCTTCTAACAGTAAAATTACCATTGGTAATGACACCTGGCTAGAGCGTGGTGTTGATATTAAAGCCCTCGGAGGCTCTATAGAAATTGATGAATCTACTTATATTGGCCCTTATATTTGTATAGCAGGGCCTGGACAGATTAAAATTGGTAAAAACTGTCTGATTGCATCACACTCAGCAATATATGCTAACTGCCATAATTTTACCGATCCGACAATTAGAATTCAGTTCCAAGGAATAAGCCATAAAGGCATTGTGATAGAAGATGACTGTTGGATAGGTATTGGAGTCAGAATCCTAGATGGAATCACCATTGGGCAAGGAAGTGTAATTGGAGCAGGAGCAGTCGTAACTAAAGATATTCCTCCTTACTCGATTGCTGTAGGTGTGCCAGCGCGAGTAAAGCACAATCGGAAGGGCAAAACAGTGCCGCCACCCACACATAATCAACAAGATATTTACCTAGAAGCCAATAATTATTTGACTCCGCTAAGTACAAACCTAGTAGCAATTGAGCAATCAGCAAAACTCAATCGTCAATATTCCCCAAACAAAAATGATTCTGCTCTGGCTGAGTTTTTCTTAGAAAAATTGCTGTACATCATACTTGAGTACATTCGTCGGCTGATGTACGTTGATACTGGTACAGTGCTGGTAAAAACTGAAGCTCAGCAAGAATTAGCTATTATCGCCACTACTTGGATTGGAAGAAGAAAAGTCAGAAAATATTCGTATTCCCATCGGTAA
- a CDS encoding glycosyltransferase family 2 protein codes for MIVHHLAILFVEIVLFAIALGLLVPVSVFSIECIAALFPEFQIQSYYALVPRPRVDILVPAHNEAAGINTTLQSLLPQLIEQDRLIVIADNCNDDTASVAHKAGATVISRQDPERRGKGYALDYGLQFIANNPPDVVVMVDADCIVHSGAIARISRLALATVRPVQAIYLLTQPPNPQPKDIVSALAFLVKNLVRPRGLGRLDLPCLLMGSGMAFPWEIIHQIPLASSNIVEDIQLSMDLAISGYPPKFCMDALVMGTLPQQHQAAKSQRTRWEHGYLQTMLKQVPRLLKASYAQKRFDLLAIAFDLCVPPLSLLVMLWAAAITVATLAGVFGASWLPTILLAVEGLLICISIVAVWAKFGRTNFPLRTMLTIPLYILWKIPLYLAFLFQPQTEWIRTQRDSAIGE; via the coding sequence GTGATAGTTCATCACTTGGCAATCCTATTTGTTGAGATTGTCTTATTTGCGATCGCACTGGGACTTTTGGTTCCGGTTTCTGTTTTCTCTATAGAATGTATTGCAGCATTATTTCCTGAGTTTCAAATTCAGTCGTATTACGCGCTGGTACCTCGCCCTAGAGTTGATATTTTAGTTCCAGCTCACAATGAAGCAGCTGGAATCAATACCACTTTGCAATCATTGCTGCCGCAGTTAATAGAACAAGACCGTCTCATAGTCATAGCCGATAATTGTAATGATGACACAGCATCTGTAGCCCACAAAGCTGGTGCAACAGTGATTTCGCGTCAAGATCCTGAGCGTCGGGGGAAAGGCTATGCTTTAGACTACGGTTTGCAATTCATAGCCAACAATCCTCCTGATGTGGTGGTAATGGTAGATGCAGATTGTATCGTTCATTCAGGTGCGATCGCTCGGATTAGTCGTCTAGCACTAGCTACAGTACGCCCTGTTCAAGCTATTTATCTGTTGACACAACCCCCCAATCCTCAACCAAAGGATATAGTTTCAGCACTAGCATTTCTAGTTAAGAACTTAGTTCGCCCCAGGGGATTAGGAAGACTGGATCTACCTTGCTTACTAATGGGTTCGGGCATGGCTTTCCCTTGGGAAATCATTCATCAAATTCCTTTAGCCAGTAGCAATATTGTTGAAGACATTCAACTATCTATGGATCTTGCCATCAGTGGGTATCCTCCTAAATTTTGTATGGATGCTCTTGTGATGGGAACTCTCCCACAACAGCACCAAGCAGCCAAAAGTCAAAGAACACGCTGGGAACATGGTTATTTACAAACTATGCTCAAGCAAGTACCCCGACTTTTAAAAGCTTCTTATGCACAAAAGCGTTTTGATTTATTAGCGATCGCTTTCGATTTGTGTGTTCCACCACTTTCGCTGTTGGTAATGCTCTGGGCAGCAGCCATAACAGTAGCTACCTTAGCAGGAGTATTTGGGGCTTCATGGCTGCCAACTATCTTACTAGCAGTAGAAGGGCTACTGATTTGTATCTCAATTGTTGCAGTTTGGGCTAAGTTTGGTCGTACCAATTTCCCTCTGCGAACGATGCTAACCATTCCACTGTACATTCTGTGGAAGATACCCCTATATTTAGCTTTTCTATTTCAACCTCAGACAGAGTGGATTCGCACCCAACGAGATTCGGCGATCGGGGAGTAG